In the genome of Verrucomicrobiota bacterium, the window TTACGAAGACTATCAGACGGTTGCCCCGTTCATCCAGGGTGCCGGCGCTGTTAGTGAGATCATCCTCGGTGGAGTCGCCGTTTGTGCCGGCAACCCTGCGGGGATCTTCCTGATCTACCACGGTGCCGACCAACTGACGGAAGCGATCGTGGAGGGAGGCTACGGGCAGGAGTACACCTCGTTTAGGGATACGGCGGGGAATGTCGCCGAAGACCTCGGTCTCCCGCGAGAAGTCGGCGAGATCACCTATGACTTGTTCACCCTTGGGTGTACACTGAGCTCCGGCCAAAGCGCCGCCAACTATATGGGAGCGCGGGGCGGCTCCGGATCACCTCGTTGGCCGACGTCAGCCAACGACATGGATGATTTCCTGGGAGTCCCGGGCAACAGAGTCCCCGACGGGCCGTACACGGGGAGAAACAAGGTGGTGTGGCAACCTTCTGACAGGGTCAGAATCCGCTTCGAATCGCACCCATACCATCCCAATGCTCCCCCTACTCATACGGAGCCGCACTGGCACGTAGACGGCAAGCTCGATGGTGGGTGGGGTAAGGTCGGTACCTACAAGCCTGGGGACAAGATACCCGGCAACTGGTGAGAAACGCCATCGCTGCAAAGGAGCGCCTGGATTCATGGTCGATGTCTACGACAAAGGGGCCAACAAGAGTGGCGCTATCACTGCTACCGTGCTCGGAGGACGGGTTTGTGTGGCTTTGTTCGAATCCTCGCGAGGAGACAGCGAGTTGCTGGCCGATGGTGCGGCGGCCTCTGCGATGGCGCAGGCATTGCGTGAAGCTGCTTCGCGCGTAGCGATGAGCCAAGGGCACGAGCGGCAGAAGGGTCGTCCCGGGAGAGAGACCCTGAAGGTCATCGTCATGTATGACCCGGACGTTGGCGGTGCTGCGCACGGCATCGTGAGTGTCTCTTCCCGAGGCGTGGGCATTTGCCTGAACACCTTCGACAAGGAAGGCGTTGCTGACTCCTTCGAACTCTGGTTGTCGCCGGAAGATGCAGCCAGAGTAGCGGAGGCACTCCAAGATGCCGCGGCACGCTTGCCGGAGGGATCGCCCTAGGGATCAGGGCGGCAGCGCGCAGACGTGGACCTACGCCTACGGCACCTGGGGCGACGACGATGCGCTGCAAGTGACCGTCATGCGGCCTGATGCCGAGACGGTTGTCTACAAGTACAACGCGAACGGCACGCTCGCGTCGGTCGACGCGCCCGACGTGGGCGAAGAGGCGATGATCACCGAGTTCGAGTACGACGGGCTCGGCCGCCTGCTCGTGCTGCGCGATCCCGCGGACAACGAGACGCTCTGGTCCTATGACGCGGCGGGCCGGGTGCTCACCGAGACGATTATGAAAACACCCACCGGGCCGTCGAACGTCACCCAGTACGGCTACAACCCTGACGGCCAGATCGCGCTGATCACCGACGCGATGGGCCAGACGTTCGAATACGGCTACGATGACGATAACCGCCTCGATGAGATCGTCATGACCGACACCGCCGAGGTCGAGACGACCAAGACGATCCTCTACAGCTTCGACACGAGCGGCAAGACCGAGCTGTGGACCGTGTCGGTCGGCAGCGACGCCGTCGTCATGCAGTACAACGAGCACGGCCTGCTCGACTACATTGATGGGGTGCTCGCGGGCAACGCCGACCGCGTGCAGTACGGCTACGACGCCGACTATCGTCTCACCGAACTGGGCTACTACATCTACGACACGGGCAACTACGTCCTGTGGACGACCGAGTACGACTACGATGAGTTCGGGCGCCTCGAGACGATCGAGGACCGGCTCGGGCTGACAAGCACGTACGCGTACAACAACGACTTCTCGCTCAAGTCACTCACGCTTCCGAACGGGACGGTCACCGAGTACACGTACGATGACCTGCGCCGGCTGGTCTCGATTGCCACGACGGGCCTGAGCGCCAACGACATCATCGTCAGGTACACGTACCACTACAACAACCTCGGCCTGCGCGACTCGGTCACCATGCATGACGGCCGCACGACCGAGTGGGCCTACGATGACGTCGGCCGCCTCATCGAGGAGCACTTCAAGTCAGGCGGCCCGAGCCCGGAAACGCTGCTGCGCTACGTCTACACCTACGACGCCGCCGGGAACCGGAGCTCCAAGAAGACCGACTACGACGACAATGACAGCTCGTTCGCGGCCACGGCGACCTACACCAACAACGGCTACAACCAACTGACGGCTGTGAGCGGCACGCCCGGCCACGGCACGAAGGTCAACGTCACGGGCACCATCCCGACGGCCTGGACGCTGGCCGACGGCGACATCACCGTCACGCCCAACAGCACGCCGGGTAACGCCGTGGAGGCCGAGGTGCGCGGCGGCTTCTTCATCGCCCGCAACGTGGCGTTGCAGAACGGCGACAACACGCTCGTCGCCTCGACGAGCGAGGACACCCTTGCCGGCAACAGCCTATCTTCCGACACCGTCGAGGATGTCGCGCTTGATACGTCCATCGATGAGGACTACACTTGCGATGCGAACGGCAACCTCATCGTCAAGTCTGAGGAGAACGGGGCCGTTCTCTGGACCTACAGCTACGACGTCCAGGGCTGGCTCGTCAAAGTCGAAGGTCCCGACAGCTTTGTCGAGGAGTACACGTACGATCCGATCGGGCGCAAGATCAGCATCGAAACCACGGAGAGCACGGGAACCACGGAGAGGTGCTTCGTCTATGACGGGGGGAGCATCATCCTTGAGACCGAGAAGGTAGGCACATCGCCCAACGAGCACTATGAGCTTGCCAACGAACACGTCCGGGGCGCAAGCTTAGGCGGCGGAATCGGCGGGCTTTTGTACACCCGCGCCGCCGACGGCTCTTTGGGATACTTCCATTACGACGGTCAAGGCAACGTCGTCTCCGTCACCGACGAGTCGCGGACTGAAGTCGCCTACTACGAATATGACGCTTGGGGCAACGTCCTCACGCGCTGCGGCTCTTTGGCAAACGAGTTCGCCTTCTCGACCAAGCAGGCGAGCCTCGGCTCCGGCCTGATCGACTTCGGCTACCGTTGGTACGAC includes:
- a CDS encoding RHS repeat-associated core domain-containing protein, which codes for MPRHACRRDRPRDQGGSAQTWTYAYGTWGDDDALQVTVMRPDAETVVYKYNANGTLASVDAPDVGEEAMITEFEYDGLGRLLVLRDPADNETLWSYDAAGRVLTETIMKTPTGPSNVTQYGYNPDGQIALITDAMGQTFEYGYDDDNRLDEIVMTDTAEVETTKTILYSFDTSGKTELWTVSVGSDAVVMQYNEHGLLDYIDGVLAGNADRVQYGYDADYRLTELGYYIYDTGNYVLWTTEYDYDEFGRLETIEDRLGLTSTYAYNNDFSLKSLTLPNGTVTEYTYDDLRRLVSIATTGLSANDIIVRYTYHYNNLGLRDSVTMHDGRTTEWAYDDVGRLIEEHFKSGGPSPETLLRYVYTYDAAGNRSSKKTDYDDNDSSFAATATYTNNGYNQLTAVSGTPGHGTKVNVTGTIPTAWTLADGDITVTPNSTPGNAVEAEVRGGFFIARNVALQNGDNTLVASTSEDTLAGNSLSSDTVEDVALDTSIDEDYTCDANGNLIVKSEENGAVLWTYSYDVQGWLVKVEGPDSFVEEYTYDPIGRKISIETTESTGTTERCFVYDGGSIILETEKVGTSPNEHYELANEHVRGASLGGGIGGLLYTRAADGSLGYFHYDGQGNVVSVTDESRTEVAYYEYDAWGNVLTRCGSLANEFAFSTKQASLGSGLIDFGYRWYDPQTGRWTQRDPAGYVDGGNLYAFGLDSPPNSFDSWGGVIEVYTEEPGGGWKLAGKVQTEEGIDAFAQQAAASKQAGHPAPFGYTQLQQIALTVCGKELLSGLAASDKVVKIYVYTSRKAVNRTDPDDVAAGVVKDQELVDNNGQTVKATGEGTGCEIHYEANTTRKADGFSAYADEVLVHELQRAWDFVTGTYDITVVDSRKNAVLRQADCSAVEKMNEYIREKEGASTSRQRGKYGGFELPKDE